The following proteins are co-located in the Microbacterium sp. Clip185 genome:
- a CDS encoding DUF6230 family protein: protein MKFPNMVRSRTGRVVLATIPVVAASSLLFGGVAQGAVPVSFAVSGSEFQISASQLEGTGFSQYAGVTQDTAGNQHSVAIANIASATLADLCQSVVSDTPLGKVGVLITAGGGGNPASATNLQIGMTGLRGDSSFGNIRIGVDASTVNTAAKGSAGDFAQDADSVSIANLQQNSWSTQASTFTLTGMKLELTDGTKTCF, encoded by the coding sequence ATGAAGTTCCCCAACATGGTGCGCTCGCGCACCGGTCGTGTCGTCCTGGCCACCATCCCCGTCGTGGCCGCATCCAGTCTGCTGTTCGGCGGCGTCGCCCAGGGCGCCGTCCCGGTCTCGTTCGCGGTGTCCGGCAGCGAGTTCCAGATCAGCGCCTCTCAACTCGAGGGCACCGGTTTCTCTCAGTACGCCGGCGTCACGCAGGACACCGCCGGCAACCAGCACTCCGTCGCGATCGCCAACATCGCCTCGGCGACGCTGGCGGATCTGTGCCAGTCCGTCGTGTCGGACACCCCGCTCGGCAAGGTCGGCGTGCTGATCACCGCCGGCGGCGGCGGAAACCCGGCGAGCGCCACGAACCTGCAGATCGGCATGACGGGCCTGCGCGGCGACTCATCCTTCGGCAACATCCGCATCGGCGTGGATGCGTCCACCGTCAACACCGCGGCGAAGGGATCCGCGGGCGACTTCGCGCAGGACGCCGACTCGGTGAGCATCGCGAACCTCCAGCAGAACTCGTGGAGCACGCAGGCGTCGACCTTCACCCTGACGGGGATGAAGCTTGAGCTGACCGACGGAACGAAGACATGCTTCTGA
- the poxB gene encoding ubiquinone-dependent pyruvate dehydrogenase: MAGNVAELFVRTLRHAGITRIWGLPGDSLNAFTDALRKDGGIEWLHARHEESAAFAAGAEAEITGELAVVAGSCGPGNLHFINGLFDAHRSRVPLLAIASHIPSAEIGSGYFQETHPQELFRECSHYAELVSDPAQLPWVLETAMRTAIEKRGVAVVVVPGDVFFADAPHRRPSAPIRATRPVVVPSASELEEAAAVLNAAGKVTILAGAGVAGSHDEVLALAGRLQAPIVHAFRGKEHIEYDNPYDVGMTGLLGFSSGYRAMEKCDALLMIGTDFPYRQFFPEKAKIVQIDIRGEQLGHRTPIDVGLVGDAGATASALLPLIDQDRKDHHLKESVEHYRKTRRELDGLANDDGKKPIHPQYVARLVDELAAPDAVFTADVGTPVIWAARYLHMTKQRRLLGSFTHGSMANALPQALGVQAVDRSRQVIALAGDGGLAMLMGDLLSIRQNDLPVKIVVFDNSALGFVEVEMKAAGIVNYGTDLHNPDFAAVAEAVGITGIRVESAADLEPALRRALADPGPVLVNVVVAREELSMPPSITAAQAKGFSLWALRTVLSGRGDELLDLADTNLWRRLFD; the protein is encoded by the coding sequence ATGGCCGGAAACGTCGCAGAACTCTTCGTCCGTACTCTTCGCCACGCCGGGATCACCCGCATCTGGGGGTTGCCCGGCGACTCCTTGAACGCCTTCACGGATGCCCTGCGCAAGGATGGCGGCATCGAATGGCTGCACGCGCGGCACGAGGAGTCCGCGGCGTTCGCGGCGGGGGCCGAGGCGGAGATCACGGGCGAGCTCGCCGTCGTCGCCGGCAGCTGCGGCCCGGGCAACCTGCACTTCATCAACGGCCTCTTCGACGCGCATCGCTCCCGTGTGCCGCTGCTGGCGATCGCCTCCCACATCCCGTCCGCCGAGATCGGCAGCGGCTACTTCCAGGAGACGCACCCGCAGGAGCTCTTCCGCGAGTGCAGCCACTACGCCGAACTCGTCTCGGACCCGGCGCAGCTGCCCTGGGTGCTCGAGACGGCGATGCGCACCGCGATCGAGAAGCGCGGTGTGGCCGTTGTCGTCGTCCCGGGCGACGTCTTCTTCGCGGACGCGCCGCATCGTCGCCCGTCCGCTCCTATCCGGGCAACGCGGCCCGTCGTCGTGCCGTCCGCATCCGAGCTGGAAGAGGCCGCCGCCGTGCTGAATGCGGCGGGCAAGGTCACGATCCTCGCGGGGGCCGGGGTGGCGGGCTCCCACGACGAGGTGCTCGCGCTCGCCGGGCGTCTGCAGGCGCCGATCGTGCACGCTTTCCGCGGCAAGGAGCACATCGAGTACGACAACCCCTACGACGTGGGGATGACGGGGCTCCTGGGCTTCTCGTCCGGCTACCGCGCCATGGAGAAGTGCGACGCGCTGCTGATGATCGGCACCGATTTCCCGTACCGCCAGTTCTTCCCCGAGAAGGCGAAGATCGTGCAGATCGACATCCGCGGCGAGCAGCTGGGGCATCGCACGCCCATCGACGTCGGGCTCGTGGGGGATGCGGGTGCGACCGCATCCGCCCTGCTGCCGCTGATCGATCAGGACCGCAAGGACCACCACCTGAAGGAGTCGGTCGAGCATTACCGCAAGACGCGGCGCGAGCTCGACGGGCTCGCCAACGACGACGGCAAGAAGCCGATCCATCCGCAGTATGTCGCGCGCCTGGTGGACGAGCTGGCAGCACCGGATGCGGTCTTCACGGCGGATGTGGGTACGCCGGTCATCTGGGCGGCACGCTACCTGCACATGACGAAGCAGCGGCGCCTGTTGGGCTCGTTCACGCACGGCTCGATGGCGAACGCGCTCCCGCAGGCGCTCGGCGTGCAGGCCGTGGACCGTTCCCGCCAGGTGATCGCGCTCGCCGGCGACGGGGGCCTGGCGATGCTCATGGGGGACCTGCTCTCCATCCGTCAGAACGATCTGCCGGTGAAGATCGTCGTGTTCGACAACTCCGCTCTGGGCTTCGTCGAGGTCGAGATGAAGGCGGCCGGCATCGTCAACTACGGCACCGACCTGCACAACCCGGACTTCGCGGCCGTGGCCGAGGCCGTCGGGATCACCGGCATCCGCGTCGAGAGTGCGGCGGATCTTGAGCCCGCTCTGCGGCGTGCGCTGGCCGATCCCGGTCCGGTGCTCGTGAACGTCGTGGTCGCCCGCGAGGAGCTGTCGATGCCGCCGTCGATCACCGCGGCGCAGGCCAAGGGCTTCTCGCTGTGGGCGCTGCGCACCGTGCTCTCGGGCCGTGGCGACGAACTGCTGGATCTGGCCGACACGAACCTCTGGAGGCGTCTGTTCGACTGA
- a CDS encoding alpha-L-rhamnosidase-related protein, protein MGRCRRHRPGRAQRLYGDRETLARQYPSARAWVDLCLRLAGPRRIWEGDFQFGDWLDPTAPPDRPGHAMTAIGLVATAVLAHSSRLLARAAALLEYTEDAAAYRRAADEVRRAFVDEYVTPAGRMVSDTPTAYALGLVFDLLPKASRAAASERLAELVRENGYRIATGFVGTPLILDALTSTGHDAAAARLLLEIGCPSWLYPVTMGATTIWERWDSMLPDGSINPGDMTSFNHYALGAVADWMHRELGGLTVLEPGARRVRIAPRALPGIDDAAVALDSASGRIEVAWVRAGDSIRVRATIPSGVDAEAHTAGGPRPLGVGIHEWKLPSPMPEPPCAVGLDSSLAQVIDDPEALAVVEETLAEHRPEAVTAMRAATRWTRGQTLAELVFQYASPAVQREIGQRLTALSASRASRGS, encoded by the coding sequence GTGGGGCGATGCCGCCGTCATCGTCCCGGACGTGCTCAGCGGCTCTACGGCGACCGGGAGACGCTCGCCCGTCAGTACCCCAGCGCGCGTGCCTGGGTCGATCTGTGTCTGCGACTCGCGGGCCCCCGACGGATCTGGGAGGGCGACTTCCAGTTCGGGGATTGGCTCGATCCGACCGCGCCTCCCGACCGCCCCGGCCACGCGATGACCGCGATCGGGCTCGTCGCCACGGCTGTCCTCGCGCACTCTTCACGATTGCTCGCTCGCGCGGCTGCTCTTCTCGAGTACACGGAGGATGCGGCGGCCTATCGTCGTGCCGCCGATGAGGTTCGCCGCGCGTTCGTCGACGAGTATGTGACGCCAGCGGGGCGTATGGTCTCAGATACCCCCACCGCGTACGCCCTCGGTCTCGTGTTTGACCTCCTGCCCAAAGCTTCCCGTGCCGCCGCCAGCGAGCGGTTGGCCGAGCTGGTGCGCGAGAACGGGTACCGCATCGCGACCGGCTTCGTGGGAACACCGCTCATCCTCGATGCACTCACGTCGACGGGACACGACGCCGCGGCAGCGCGATTGCTTCTCGAAATCGGATGTCCGTCGTGGCTCTACCCGGTCACGATGGGCGCGACGACCATCTGGGAGCGGTGGGATTCGATGCTCCCGGACGGCTCGATCAATCCCGGCGACATGACGAGCTTCAACCATTACGCCCTCGGCGCTGTCGCCGACTGGATGCACCGGGAACTCGGCGGACTGACCGTCCTGGAGCCGGGGGCACGTCGAGTGCGCATCGCGCCCCGAGCACTGCCGGGAATCGACGACGCCGCCGTGGCGCTCGACAGCGCTTCCGGCCGCATCGAGGTCGCTTGGGTTCGCGCAGGCGACAGCATCCGTGTCCGCGCCACGATTCCGAGCGGCGTCGACGCCGAGGCGCACACCGCCGGCGGACCGCGTCCGCTCGGGGTCGGCATCCACGAATGGAAGCTCCCCTCGCCCATGCCGGAACCGCCCTGCGCCGTGGGGCTGGACTCGTCGTTGGCGCAGGTCATCGACGATCCCGAAGCTCTCGCCGTCGTCGAGGAGACTCTCGCCGAGCACCGCCCCGAGGCCGTGACGGCTATGCGGGCGGCGACCCGGTGGACACGAGGCCAGACGCTTGCCGAGCTCGTCTTCCAGTACGCGAGCCCTGCGGTGCAACGCGAGATCGGGCAGCGGCTCACAGCACTGTCCGCCTCCCGGGCCTCCCGCGGCAGTTGA
- a CDS encoding error-prone DNA polymerase, which produces MGWHNPPVPWSELERALSDARRPRPVPAGADGGDSPAWSHKRGPYVPPVIERPEQVVPYAELHAHSSYSFLDGASSPEELVEQAERLGLHALAVTDHDGFYGSVRFAEAAEPRRLRTVFGAELSLDLPAPQKGRPDPVGRHLLVLARGQEGYHRLAGALTRAQLRGAEKGRPVYDVTELAEQSGGPRDPQWAVFTGCRKGAVRQALTLEGPAGAARELDLLVDLFGRDAVQVELIDHGDPRDTQSNDVLAALAAERGLPVVATGNVHYAVPERRLLAAAIAAVRANRSMDELDGWLPAHGGAFLRSGAEMAARFARYPGAVARSVALADELAFPLRKAAPALPKLPVPEGHTPMSWLRQLVWDAVPRNYPNLTEDQRRRIERELEVIEMKDFPGYFLIVYGIVQEARRRGILCQGRGSAANSAVCYLLDITAVDAIAYNLPFERFLSSLRDEEPDIDVDFDSDRREEIIQWVYQQYGRERAAQVANVIQYRPKNAVRDMARALGFSPGQQDAWSKQVERWGASLESAPDHDIPDQVVAYATELLKAPRHLGIHSGGMVLTERPVGEVVPIEHARMPGRTVIQWDKDDAAWMGLVKFDLLGLGMLSALQYCFDLIHAATGETWELRSLPKEEAAVYDMLCRADSIGVFQVESRAQMGLLPRLQPRAFYDLVIEIALVRPGPIQGGAVHPFVRRKLGHEEVTYPHPDLIPVLERTKGIPVFQEQLMQMAMVVGDLSGEDADLMRRAMGSKRGQERIDSLKEKLYAGMARHGLIGEDADAIYRKIQAFANFGFAESHSLSFGLLVYASSWIKLHYPAAFLAGLLRAQPMGFYSPATLTADARRHGVEVRRPDVQLSGAQAGLEPVGESTVPTGMDACRGPQPPVGPFDAAAPDESAAHRRDGAFAVRLGLGAVTGIGGKVAARIVAERDAEGPFRDMRDLVRRCDLTVAQLEALATAGAFDCFGLTRREAIWSAGTAAQDRAEFLPDTVMAVQPPLFPDPSSYETLAADLWATGISTDDHPLTHYRSALDARGVLTSREMRAHESGRRIEVAGLVTHRQRPATASGITFLNLEDEHGLVNVICSTGVWNRYRRIVRDSPALIVRGMLERSVEGVTNLVADAFEDLRVGISHRSRDFQ; this is translated from the coding sequence ATGGGCTGGCACAACCCGCCCGTCCCGTGGTCGGAGCTCGAACGCGCCCTCAGCGATGCGCGGCGACCCAGGCCTGTTCCTGCCGGGGCGGACGGCGGCGACAGTCCGGCGTGGTCGCACAAGCGCGGCCCCTATGTGCCGCCGGTGATCGAGCGCCCCGAACAGGTGGTGCCCTACGCCGAGCTGCACGCGCACTCGTCGTACTCGTTCCTCGACGGGGCGTCCTCGCCCGAGGAGCTCGTGGAGCAGGCGGAGCGACTGGGTCTGCATGCGCTGGCCGTCACCGACCACGACGGCTTCTACGGCTCGGTGCGTTTCGCGGAGGCGGCGGAGCCCCGCCGGCTGCGGACGGTGTTCGGTGCCGAGCTGTCACTCGATCTGCCCGCGCCGCAGAAGGGGCGCCCCGATCCGGTCGGGCGCCACCTGCTGGTGCTCGCCCGCGGGCAGGAGGGGTACCACCGTCTCGCCGGTGCGCTCACCCGCGCCCAGCTGCGGGGCGCCGAGAAGGGGCGACCGGTGTACGACGTGACCGAGCTCGCCGAGCAGTCCGGCGGCCCGCGGGATCCGCAGTGGGCCGTGTTCACCGGATGCCGCAAGGGCGCCGTGCGTCAGGCGCTCACCCTCGAGGGGCCGGCGGGGGCGGCGCGCGAACTCGACCTGCTCGTCGACCTGTTCGGGCGGGATGCGGTGCAGGTCGAGCTCATCGATCACGGGGATCCGAGAGACACCCAGAGCAACGACGTCCTCGCCGCCCTTGCCGCAGAACGCGGGCTGCCCGTCGTTGCTACCGGCAACGTGCACTACGCGGTGCCCGAGCGCAGGCTCCTGGCGGCGGCGATCGCCGCCGTGCGGGCGAATCGCAGCATGGATGAGCTCGACGGGTGGCTCCCCGCGCACGGGGGAGCGTTCCTGCGCTCGGGGGCCGAGATGGCGGCCCGCTTCGCCCGGTACCCCGGCGCGGTCGCGCGCAGCGTCGCACTCGCCGACGAGCTGGCGTTCCCGCTGCGCAAGGCCGCACCCGCGCTGCCCAAGCTCCCCGTTCCCGAGGGGCACACGCCCATGTCGTGGCTGCGGCAACTGGTGTGGGATGCGGTGCCGCGCAACTATCCGAACCTCACCGAAGACCAGCGCCGGCGCATCGAGCGCGAGCTCGAGGTCATTGAGATGAAGGACTTTCCGGGCTACTTCCTGATCGTCTACGGCATCGTGCAGGAGGCCCGGCGGCGCGGCATCCTCTGCCAGGGTCGCGGTTCGGCGGCCAACAGTGCTGTCTGCTATCTGCTCGACATCACGGCGGTCGATGCGATCGCCTACAACCTGCCCTTCGAGCGGTTCCTGTCGAGCCTGCGCGACGAGGAGCCCGACATCGACGTGGACTTCGACTCCGACCGTCGCGAGGAGATCATCCAGTGGGTCTACCAGCAGTACGGGCGTGAGCGCGCGGCGCAGGTGGCCAACGTCATCCAGTACCGCCCCAAGAACGCCGTGCGCGACATGGCGCGGGCACTCGGATTCTCACCCGGACAGCAGGATGCCTGGTCGAAGCAGGTCGAGCGCTGGGGTGCGTCGCTCGAGAGCGCCCCTGACCACGACATCCCGGATCAGGTCGTGGCCTATGCGACCGAGCTGCTCAAGGCGCCGCGCCACCTCGGCATCCACTCCGGCGGCATGGTGCTCACCGAGCGGCCTGTGGGCGAGGTCGTGCCGATCGAGCACGCTCGGATGCCGGGGCGCACCGTCATCCAGTGGGACAAGGACGACGCCGCGTGGATGGGGCTGGTCAAGTTCGACCTGCTCGGGCTCGGAATGCTGTCCGCTCTCCAGTACTGCTTCGATCTGATCCATGCGGCGACAGGGGAGACGTGGGAGCTGCGCTCCCTGCCGAAGGAGGAGGCTGCGGTCTACGACATGCTGTGCCGTGCCGATTCGATCGGCGTGTTCCAGGTCGAGTCGCGCGCGCAGATGGGACTGCTGCCGCGCCTGCAGCCCCGGGCCTTCTACGACCTCGTGATCGAGATCGCGCTCGTGAGGCCCGGTCCGATCCAGGGCGGGGCGGTGCATCCGTTCGTGCGGCGCAAGCTCGGCCACGAAGAGGTGACGTATCCGCATCCGGATCTCATCCCGGTGCTCGAGCGCACCAAGGGGATCCCCGTCTTCCAGGAGCAGTTGATGCAGATGGCGATGGTCGTGGGCGATCTCTCCGGAGAGGACGCCGACCTCATGCGTCGTGCGATGGGGTCCAAGCGCGGTCAGGAACGTATCGACTCGCTTAAAGAGAAGCTCTACGCCGGCATGGCGCGCCACGGCCTTATCGGCGAGGACGCGGATGCGATCTACCGCAAGATCCAGGCGTTCGCGAACTTCGGGTTCGCCGAGTCGCACTCGCTCTCGTTCGGCCTGCTGGTCTACGCGAGCTCATGGATCAAATTGCACTACCCGGCGGCGTTCCTCGCGGGGCTGCTGCGGGCGCAGCCCATGGGCTTCTACTCGCCTGCCACGCTGACCGCGGATGCCCGGCGCCACGGTGTCGAGGTGCGCCGGCCCGACGTGCAGCTCTCCGGTGCCCAGGCCGGACTCGAGCCGGTCGGTGAGAGCACGGTGCCGACAGGGATGGACGCGTGCCGCGGCCCGCAACCGCCTGTGGGGCCCTTCGACGCGGCGGCTCCCGACGAGTCCGCCGCTCATCGCCGCGACGGCGCGTTCGCGGTACGGCTGGGGCTCGGCGCGGTGACCGGTATCGGGGGGAAGGTCGCCGCACGCATCGTTGCCGAGCGCGACGCGGAGGGGCCGTTTCGCGACATGCGCGATCTGGTGCGCCGGTGCGACCTGACCGTGGCGCAACTGGAGGCGCTGGCCACGGCCGGCGCCTTCGACTGCTTCGGGTTGACCCGCCGTGAGGCGATCTGGTCCGCCGGCACCGCCGCGCAGGACAGGGCGGAGTTCCTCCCCGACACCGTCATGGCGGTGCAGCCGCCGTTGTTCCCCGACCCGTCGAGCTACGAGACGCTCGCGGCCGATCTCTGGGCGACGGGCATCTCCACCGACGATCATCCGTTGACCCACTACCGCTCCGCGCTGGACGCGCGAGGAGTGTTGACCTCGCGCGAGATGCGCGCCCACGAGTCGGGGCGGCGCATCGAAGTCGCAGGCCTCGTGACCCACCGGCAGCGGCCGGCGACCGCATCCGGGATCACCTTCCTCAACCTCGAAGACGAGCACGGGCTGGTGAACGTGATCTGCTCGACCGGCGTGTGGAACCGATACCGACGCATCGTGCGCGACTCGCCGGCGCTGATCGTGCGCGGGATGCTGGAGCGTTCGGTGGAGGGGGTCACCAACCTCGTCGCGGATGCCTTCGAAGATCTCCGCGTCGGGATCTCGCACCGTTCGCGCGACTTCCAGTGA
- a CDS encoding TetR/AcrR family transcriptional regulator yields the protein MGSERRTRLSPEQRRAQLVALGVAFLADRPLDDLTIEELSDRAQVSRALIFHYFGSRQGLHQAVVARAGDALLEATHPRDELAAVERLRDTLRRIALFVRENRGTFFSLVRGVASGDPEVRVVVDRARDANAQRLREVFAELGVPASPLLDVALRSWVAFAEEVLIELAVDDDVDIDDIVGFLERSVQGVVSAVTL from the coding sequence ATGGGGAGTGAGCGGCGCACCAGGCTGAGTCCGGAGCAGCGTCGCGCGCAACTGGTCGCCCTCGGCGTCGCGTTCCTCGCGGACAGGCCGCTCGACGACCTGACGATCGAGGAGCTGTCGGATCGGGCGCAGGTCTCGCGTGCGCTGATCTTCCACTACTTCGGCTCGCGGCAGGGCCTTCATCAGGCGGTGGTCGCGCGTGCGGGTGATGCGCTTTTGGAGGCGACCCACCCGCGTGACGAGCTGGCCGCGGTGGAGCGGCTGCGCGACACCCTCCGCCGCATCGCGCTCTTCGTGCGTGAGAACCGCGGCACCTTCTTCTCGCTCGTGCGCGGCGTCGCCAGCGGTGACCCCGAGGTGCGGGTGGTCGTGGATCGCGCCCGGGATGCCAACGCACAACGCCTGCGCGAGGTGTTCGCCGAGTTGGGAGTTCCCGCCAGCCCGCTGCTCGACGTCGCTCTGCGGTCGTGGGTGGCGTTCGCCGAAGAAGTGCTGATCGAGCTGGCCGTGGATGACGACGTCGACATCGACGACATCGTGGGCTTCCTCGAGCGCAGCGTGCAGGGTGTCGTCTCCGCTGTGACTCTTTGA
- a CDS encoding GNAT family N-acetyltransferase, which translates to MPRRLHTTFSWSFCNSGCDVRKAVDVDLAPVAELRWSSIVDEKNAVPATERDAFVEAFVEWARATQHECFVAEIAGRIRGAAWVVLTERVPSPRALIRVTADLQGVYVDPDYRGQGIGRRLIAYVVEEATARGAERVVVHSSDLAVPLYERVGFTASRTLLHL; encoded by the coding sequence TTGCCGCGCAGACTCCACACGACGTTCTCGTGGAGTTTCTGCAACAGCGGATGCGACGTCCGGAAGGCCGTCGATGTCGACCTCGCTCCGGTTGCCGAGCTGCGATGGTCGTCGATCGTCGACGAGAAGAACGCGGTGCCGGCGACAGAGCGCGACGCGTTCGTCGAGGCATTCGTCGAGTGGGCGCGCGCCACGCAGCACGAGTGCTTTGTCGCCGAGATCGCGGGCCGCATCCGGGGCGCAGCGTGGGTGGTGCTCACCGAGAGGGTGCCGAGCCCCCGGGCACTGATACGCGTCACCGCCGATCTGCAGGGCGTCTACGTCGACCCGGACTATCGAGGGCAGGGGATCGGTCGGCGTCTGATCGCGTATGTCGTGGAGGAGGCGACCGCTCGCGGTGCGGAGCGGGTGGTCGTGCACAGCAGCGACCTCGCGGTGCCGCTTTACGAGCGGGTGGGCTTCACCGCGTCTCGCACTCTGCTGCACCTCTGA
- a CDS encoding nuclear transport factor 2 family protein, whose translation MSLRHRPVPLLIGSIALLAAGVALTGCAASPADAGTTPAAAGASASSVAGAEPTTEQANETLVTQLIADAFPDPDSPDAAAAVQAAVAPDAVAHGAGLAAGPDGLLAQFRADHARVPGAQAVIKHQGADGDLVAVHWQIAEDPNDERTGEAAVDLFRVTDGKITERWSFDQPIPQGTPASGNTNTMFSDLYEPGDQESTPTPDQDEANKKLAVDAYNTLFRDHDVSVLDRAFDPNYLQHNSVAPNGTAALKSFFTGASFPPQQAVLSVSDDGLVWIFSQPVGAASDDPFLAADIFRVDDGLIREHWDVVPTTAG comes from the coding sequence ATGAGCCTTCGCCATCGCCCCGTCCCGCTGCTCATCGGCAGCATCGCCCTCCTCGCCGCCGGCGTCGCACTCACCGGTTGCGCGGCGTCACCGGCCGACGCCGGAACCACCCCCGCCGCTGCGGGAGCCTCGGCCAGCAGCGTGGCCGGCGCCGAGCCCACCACCGAGCAGGCGAACGAGACGCTCGTGACCCAGCTCATCGCCGACGCGTTCCCCGACCCTGACTCCCCGGATGCGGCCGCCGCGGTTCAGGCGGCCGTGGCACCGGATGCGGTCGCGCACGGCGCCGGGCTCGCCGCGGGGCCCGACGGGCTGCTCGCCCAGTTCCGCGCCGACCATGCCCGCGTGCCGGGGGCGCAGGCTGTGATCAAGCACCAGGGTGCCGACGGGGATCTGGTTGCGGTGCACTGGCAGATCGCCGAGGATCCCAACGACGAACGGACGGGCGAGGCCGCCGTCGATCTGTTCCGCGTGACGGACGGGAAGATCACCGAGCGATGGTCGTTCGACCAGCCCATCCCGCAGGGCACCCCCGCCAGCGGCAACACGAACACGATGTTCAGCGACCTGTACGAGCCGGGTGATCAGGAGTCCACGCCCACACCTGACCAGGATGAGGCGAACAAGAAGCTGGCGGTCGACGCCTACAACACGCTCTTCCGCGACCACGACGTCAGCGTCCTCGACCGCGCGTTCGACCCCAACTACCTCCAGCACAACAGCGTCGCACCCAACGGCACCGCGGCGCTGAAGAGCTTCTTCACCGGCGCGAGCTTCCCCCCGCAGCAGGCCGTGCTCTCGGTCTCGGACGACGGCCTCGTCTGGATCTTCTCGCAACCCGTGGGTGCCGCATCCGACGACCCGTTCCTCGCCGCCGACATCTTCCGTGTCGACGACGGCCTCATCCGGGAGCACTGGGACGTCGTGCCGACAACAGCCGGTTGA
- a CDS encoding alpha/beta fold hydrolase, whose product MDNAGITNVVLVHGAFADGSGWRGVYDALTASGHRVSIAQIPLTSFEDDVAATRRVLDRQDGPTILVGHSWGGTVITEAGVHDKVAGLVYVSALIPDAGQTSGEQYEGFAPTPEFVIDVGDDGFGFLNPDAFKPGFAADASDADAAFLRDAQVPVNMAVFGAAVTQAAWRDKPSWAVIATDDRAFDQAMLQHMATRAGAAITNVPASHALYFTQPEAVAEVIAAAAREAALSTSA is encoded by the coding sequence ATGGACAACGCGGGGATCACCAATGTCGTACTGGTGCACGGAGCGTTCGCGGACGGATCCGGATGGAGGGGCGTGTACGACGCTCTGACCGCATCGGGCCACCGCGTCTCGATCGCACAGATCCCGCTGACCTCGTTCGAGGACGACGTTGCGGCAACGCGCCGTGTGCTGGATCGGCAGGACGGACCGACGATCCTCGTCGGGCACTCCTGGGGCGGCACGGTCATCACCGAGGCCGGCGTGCACGACAAGGTCGCGGGACTCGTCTACGTCTCCGCGCTCATTCCGGATGCGGGCCAGACCAGCGGCGAGCAGTACGAAGGCTTCGCGCCCACTCCCGAGTTCGTCATCGACGTCGGTGACGACGGCTTCGGCTTTCTCAACCCCGACGCCTTCAAGCCCGGCTTCGCCGCGGATGCGAGCGACGCGGATGCGGCTTTCCTCCGCGACGCGCAGGTGCCGGTGAACATGGCGGTCTTCGGCGCCGCGGTGACTCAGGCGGCCTGGCGCGACAAGCCCAGCTGGGCCGTGATCGCCACCGACGATCGCGCCTTCGACCAGGCGATGCTCCAGCACATGGCGACACGCGCCGGCGCCGCGATCACGAACGTCCCGGCGAGCCACGCGCTGTACTTCACGCAGCCCGAGGCCGTCGCCGAGGTCATCGCGGCTGCGGCACGCGAGGCGGCATTGTCAACCAGCGCCTAA
- a CDS encoding DUF6114 domain-containing protein, which yields MLLNATRRSLAERETTEQESEKEPSRWRAWRTQRPFVGGVIVIVAGLVMFLSSQLDFGKLHIQLGIEGLQATIVPLALVLLGALSIFMPAHRIFYGVITLGLAVYSIVGVNLGGFIVGMLLGCVGGITVVSWAPRPGEAASALAPGEEREVRTNGEKETA from the coding sequence ATGCTTCTGAACGCCACGCGTCGCTCCCTCGCCGAGCGCGAGACGACCGAACAGGAGTCCGAGAAGGAGCCGTCGCGCTGGCGCGCCTGGCGCACGCAACGGCCGTTCGTCGGCGGCGTGATCGTCATCGTCGCAGGTCTGGTGATGTTCCTGTCGAGCCAGCTCGACTTCGGCAAGCTGCACATCCAGCTCGGCATCGAGGGTCTACAGGCGACCATCGTGCCGCTGGCCCTTGTCCTGCTCGGCGCCCTGTCGATCTTCATGCCGGCCCACCGCATCTTCTACGGCGTGATCACTCTGGGCCTGGCCGTGTACTCGATCGTCGGCGTGAACCTCGGCGGATTCATCGTCGGGATGCTGCTGGGCTGCGTCGGCGGCATCACGGTCGTCTCGTGGGCGCCGCGGCCGGGTGAGGCCGCATCCGCGCTCGCACCGGGCGAGGAGCGGGAGGTGCGAACCAACGGCGAGAAGGAGACCGCATGA
- a CDS encoding Fe-S cluster assembly protein HesB: protein MLTLTENAASAVKTISSQIPAEGGGLRIRDTGTETGFELALAAAPEPQDAVVETSGARVFVDSGATDALDDRVLDAEVSDDGSVRFALGVRG, encoded by the coding sequence ATGCTCACTCTGACGGAGAACGCTGCTTCGGCGGTCAAGACGATCTCGTCCCAGATCCCGGCGGAAGGTGGCGGGCTGCGCATTCGCGACACCGGCACCGAGACCGGATTCGAGCTCGCACTCGCTGCCGCCCCCGAGCCGCAGGATGCGGTGGTGGAGACGTCGGGTGCTCGCGTCTTCGTGGACTCCGGTGCGACGGATGCCCTCGATGACAGGGTGCTCGATGCCGAGGTCAGCGATGACGGCTCCGTCCGTTTCGCCCTCGGCGTCCGGGGCTGA